A single genomic interval of Prochlorococcus marinus XMU1406 harbors:
- a CDS encoding NAD(P)H-quinone oxidoreductase subunit 4, whose amino-acid sequence MSTYFFTHFATQLLGTLGAGLSNFPWLSASILFPIGSAFVIPFFPDKGDGKEVRWFALSIALITFLITVGSYINGFDINNENVQLQENISWLPDLGLTWSVGADGMSMPLILLTSFITALAVLAAWPVKFKPKLFFFLILVMDGGQIAVFAVQDMLLFFLTWELELIPVYLLLAIWGGKNRQYAATKFIIYTAGSSIFILLAALAMGFYGTEIPNFEFSHLAAQDFGQKFQILCYVGLLIAFGVKLPIVPLHTWLPDAHGEATAPVHMLLAGILLKMGGYALLRFNAQLLPIAHAQFAPLLIVLGVVNIIYAALTSFAQRNLKRKIAYSSISHMGFVLIGIGSFSSLGTSGAMLQMVSHGLIGASLFFLVGATYDRTKTLKLDEMSGVGQKMRIMFALWTACSLASLALPGMSGFVSELMVFTGFVTDEVYTLPFRVVMASLAAIGVILTPIYLLSMLREIFFGKENPKLIEERKLIDAEPREVYIIACLLLPIIGIGLYPRLVTESYIASINNLVDRDLNAVKSAVKTNIFSGTKNSQILKAPTL is encoded by the coding sequence TTGAGTACTTATTTTTTTACACATTTTGCGACTCAACTTTTGGGAACTTTGGGAGCTGGATTATCTAATTTTCCTTGGTTATCTGCCTCAATTTTATTCCCAATTGGTAGTGCATTTGTGATACCTTTTTTCCCTGATAAAGGGGATGGCAAAGAAGTGAGATGGTTTGCATTGTCTATTGCATTAATAACTTTTTTAATAACTGTAGGTTCATATATAAATGGCTTTGATATTAATAATGAAAATGTTCAACTGCAAGAAAATATTAGTTGGCTTCCTGATTTAGGTCTTACTTGGTCTGTTGGTGCTGATGGTATGTCTATGCCGTTAATATTATTAACTAGTTTTATCACTGCTTTAGCAGTTCTTGCTGCATGGCCAGTAAAGTTCAAACCAAAGTTATTTTTCTTCTTAATATTAGTTATGGATGGTGGACAAATCGCTGTTTTCGCCGTACAAGATATGCTTTTATTCTTTCTAACTTGGGAACTTGAATTGATACCCGTATATTTATTACTGGCTATATGGGGTGGCAAAAATCGACAATATGCAGCGACAAAATTCATCATTTATACAGCTGGCAGTTCTATCTTCATTCTTCTAGCAGCTTTAGCAATGGGTTTCTATGGTACAGAAATTCCCAACTTTGAGTTTTCTCACTTGGCAGCTCAAGATTTTGGTCAAAAATTCCAAATATTATGTTATGTGGGGCTATTAATTGCATTTGGAGTGAAACTCCCAATAGTACCTCTTCACACATGGCTTCCAGATGCTCATGGAGAGGCTACAGCTCCTGTTCACATGCTTCTAGCAGGGATTTTATTAAAGATGGGAGGATATGCTCTTTTAAGGTTTAATGCACAATTATTGCCCATTGCGCATGCTCAATTTGCCCCATTATTAATAGTTCTAGGGGTAGTTAATATAATTTATGCTGCGTTAACTTCCTTTGCTCAAAGAAATCTTAAAAGAAAAATTGCCTACAGTTCAATAAGTCATATGGGTTTCGTTCTTATTGGAATAGGGAGTTTTAGTAGCCTTGGAACAAGTGGGGCTATGTTGCAAATGGTTAGTCACGGATTAATCGGTGCAAGTTTATTTTTTCTTGTTGGTGCTACCTATGACAGAACAAAGACTCTGAAACTCGATGAAATGAGTGGTGTAGGACAAAAAATGAGAATCATGTTTGCTCTATGGACTGCATGCTCTCTGGCTTCCCTGGCTTTACCTGGTATGAGTGGATTTGTTTCAGAATTAATGGTTTTTACAGGATTCGTTACCGATGAAGTGTATACACTTCCTTTTAGGGTAGTTATGGCCTCTTTAGCTGCTATCGGTGTAATACTTACTCCTATTTATCTACTTTCAATGTTAAGAGAAATTTTCTTTGGTAAAGAAAATCCTAAATTAATTGAAGAAAGAAAACTTATAGATGCAGAGCCAAGGGAAGTTTATATCATCGCTTGTTTACTTTTACCGATTATTGGAATAGGTTTGTATCCAAGATTAGTGACTGAAAGTTATATTGCATCTATCAATAATTTAGTTGATAGAGATTTAAATGCAGTTAAAAGTGCTGTTAAAACAAATATTTTTTCAGGAACTAAAAATAGTCAAATCCTAAAAGCTCCAACACTATAA
- a CDS encoding segregation/condensation protein A — protein MLIKFLQDAAGKGELDPWDIDVISVIDSFLEQYSNTFNQSSNSHSSYQKDLAETSEAFFAASVLVNLKAQVLESDVFKDNSSDFEEELYLYDQDWIDKKFDIPKNPEKYLRRRSIAQPILKRTTTLGELVSQLESIAEVIETQDLLLMKRKINKKYSDKALISQVKSLAHREKLPETTKALGKFIEGWEKALQWIDFEYLVKKWQTVVKNDLDKDRLGVFWALLFLSSENKIEIKQINSLYGPIRIKRIIPDGSVAQLPIENLEVSNASSSAA, from the coding sequence TTGTTGATTAAGTTTCTTCAAGACGCCGCAGGTAAAGGTGAACTTGATCCATGGGATATTGACGTAATAAGTGTAATTGATAGCTTTTTAGAGCAATACTCAAATACTTTTAATCAATCTTCAAATAGTCATAGCTCATATCAAAAGGATTTAGCTGAAACAAGCGAAGCATTTTTTGCGGCTTCCGTACTAGTTAATTTAAAGGCTCAGGTTTTGGAATCTGATGTTTTCAAAGACAATTCTTCAGATTTTGAAGAAGAATTGTACTTATATGATCAAGATTGGATTGATAAGAAATTTGATATTCCAAAAAATCCTGAAAAATATCTAAGGAGAAGATCAATTGCACAACCAATTCTTAAACGTACAACAACATTAGGAGAACTTGTAAGTCAGTTAGAGTCCATAGCAGAAGTTATAGAAACCCAAGATCTTCTGCTCATGAAGAGAAAAATAAATAAAAAATATTCTGATAAGGCTTTAATTTCTCAAGTAAAATCTTTAGCACATCGGGAGAAACTTCCAGAAACCACTAAAGCATTAGGGAAATTTATTGAGGGGTGGGAAAAAGCATTACAATGGATAGATTTTGAATATTTAGTTAAGAAATGGCAAACAGTTGTAAAAAATGATTTAGATAAAGATCGTTTGGGTGTTTTTTGGGCTTTGTTATTTTTATCATCTGAAAACAAAATTGAAATTAAACAAATTAATTCCTTATATGGCCCAATTCGAATTAAAAGAATAATACCTGATGGTAGCGTAGCTCAGTTGCCTATAGAAAATCTTGAGGTAAGTAATGCCTCTTCCTCGGCTGCTTAG
- a CDS encoding nucleotidyltransferase family protein, producing the protein MKAMILAAGKGTRVQPITHVIPKPMIPILQKPVMEFLLELLREHNFKEIMVNVSHLAEEIENYFRDGQRFGVEIAYSFEGRIEDGELIGDALGSAGGLKKIQDFQNFFDETFVVLCGDALVDLDLTQAVKKHKQKGAIASLITKKVTKDQVSSYGVVVSDENGRIKAFQEKPSVDQALSDSINTGIYLFEPEIFNYIPSAEKFDIGADLFPKLVEMDLPFFALPMDFEWVDIGKVPDYWSAIRNVLQGKVRQVQIPGKEIKPGVFTGLNVAANWDKVNITGPVYIGGMTRIEDGATIIGPSMIGPSCCICEGATIDNSIIFDYSKIGKGVRLMDKLVFGKYCVGKNGDHFDLQDASLDWLITDSRRSDLTEPSPQQKAMAELLGTDLINIPD; encoded by the coding sequence ATGAAGGCAATGATACTTGCGGCAGGTAAAGGCACACGTGTTCAGCCTATTACTCATGTAATTCCAAAACCGATGATTCCAATTTTACAAAAACCTGTTATGGAATTTCTCTTGGAACTTTTAAGAGAACATAACTTTAAGGAAATAATGGTAAATGTTTCTCATCTTGCTGAAGAAATTGAAAATTATTTTAGGGATGGGCAAAGATTTGGAGTAGAAATTGCATATAGTTTTGAGGGAAGAATTGAAGATGGGGAATTAATAGGTGATGCTTTAGGATCTGCAGGAGGATTAAAAAAAATTCAGGACTTTCAAAATTTCTTTGACGAAACTTTCGTTGTTTTATGTGGTGATGCTTTAGTTGATTTAGATTTAACTCAAGCTGTTAAAAAACATAAGCAGAAAGGAGCTATTGCGAGCTTAATAACAAAGAAGGTAACTAAAGATCAAGTATCAAGTTATGGTGTTGTAGTTTCAGATGAAAATGGGCGGATAAAGGCTTTTCAGGAAAAGCCATCTGTTGATCAAGCTTTAAGTGACTCTATAAATACAGGAATTTATCTTTTCGAACCCGAAATTTTTAATTACATACCTTCAGCTGAGAAATTTGATATTGGAGCTGATCTTTTTCCTAAACTTGTTGAAATGGATTTACCATTTTTTGCATTACCAATGGACTTTGAATGGGTAGATATTGGAAAAGTTCCTGATTATTGGAGTGCTATTAGAAATGTATTGCAAGGTAAGGTAAGACAAGTGCAAATACCAGGTAAGGAAATTAAACCAGGAGTTTTTACTGGTTTGAATGTAGCGGCTAACTGGGACAAAGTTAATATTACCGGGCCGGTTTATATAGGAGGCATGACTAGGATAGAGGATGGAGCAACTATTATTGGCCCTTCCATGATTGGACCTAGTTGTTGCATTTGCGAGGGGGCAACTATAGATAACTCAATTATTTTTGATTATTCAAAAATTGGTAAAGGTGTACGGCTTATGGATAAGTTAGTATTTGGTAAATATTGTGTTGGGAAAAATGGAGATCATTTTGATTTGCAAGATGCATCTTTAGATTGGTTAATAACAGATTCAAGAAGATCTGATTTGACTGAGCCGTCGCCTCAGCAGAAAGCTATGGCAGAATTATTAGGTACTGATTTGATTAATATTCCAGACTAA
- a CDS encoding methylenetetrahydrofolate reductase, with protein sequence MKSKLQQTLEKKSKVITAELMPPRGGDPIRSLKIAQLLKDKVHAVNITDGSRAVMRMCSLAMSKLLLENGIEPVMQISCRDRNKIALQSDILGANALGIRNILCITGDSVKAGDQQNAKAVHEFESVKLLKQIQAFNKGIDPTLGELSDKKTFIFAGAAADPSCRNKKSLENRIRKKKEAGAGFIQTQMVMEKKNLIEFCEKISNPLEIPVIAGVFLLKSYKNALFINKYVPGASIPENILNRLKDAKDPLQEGIKIAAEQAHDFFNISNGVHLMAVKAEHLIPEIIKKADLSLEY encoded by the coding sequence TTGAAATCAAAACTTCAGCAGACTTTAGAAAAAAAATCTAAAGTAATAACGGCAGAGTTAATGCCGCCAAGAGGTGGAGACCCCATAAGATCTCTTAAGATAGCACAACTTTTGAAAGATAAGGTACATGCTGTTAACATTACTGACGGAAGCAGAGCTGTAATGAGAATGTGCAGTTTGGCAATGTCCAAACTATTACTGGAAAATGGAATAGAACCAGTAATGCAAATATCTTGCAGAGATCGTAATAAAATTGCTTTACAATCAGATATTTTGGGAGCAAATGCTTTAGGAATTAGAAACATCTTATGCATCACCGGTGATTCAGTAAAAGCCGGGGATCAACAAAATGCTAAAGCAGTACATGAGTTTGAGTCAGTTAAATTGCTTAAGCAAATTCAGGCTTTCAATAAAGGAATTGATCCTACGCTAGGCGAACTTTCCGATAAAAAAACATTTATTTTCGCAGGTGCCGCAGCTGATCCTAGTTGCAGAAATAAAAAAAGTTTAGAAAATAGAATAAGAAAGAAAAAAGAGGCTGGAGCTGGATTTATACAAACTCAAATGGTTATGGAGAAAAAAAATTTGATAGAATTTTGTGAAAAAATTAGCAATCCTCTTGAAATTCCTGTTATTGCAGGTGTATTCCTATTGAAGTCTTACAAAAACGCTCTATTTATAAACAAATACGTTCCAGGCGCAAGCATTCCTGAAAATATCTTAAATCGTCTTAAAGATGCTAAAGACCCTTTACAGGAAGGTATTAAAATTGCAGCTGAACAAGCTCATGATTTTTTTAATATCTCAAATGGTGTTCATCTAATGGCCGTGAAGGCAGAGCATTTAATTCCTGAGATTATTAAAAAAGCTGATCTTAGTCTGGAATATTAA
- a CDS encoding helix-turn-helix domain-containing protein, translated as MQMVEEEVNNIDMMGLSAREMEIIDLVADGLTNQEIAVKLTISKRTVDNHVSNMFTKTGSKNRVALLNWAMDNGKICRDGFNCCSLPDSDQA; from the coding sequence ATGCAAATGGTTGAAGAAGAAGTAAACAACATTGACATGATGGGTCTCTCAGCAAGAGAGATGGAAATCATTGATCTCGTAGCTGATGGGCTTACAAATCAAGAAATTGCGGTAAAACTAACCATTAGTAAAAGAACTGTTGATAATCATGTAAGTAATATGTTTACAAAAACTGGTTCTAAAAACAGAGTAGCACTTTTGAATTGGGCAATGGACAATGGAAAAATTTGTAGGGATGGATTTAATTGTTGTTCACTCCCAGACTCTGATCAAGCTTAG
- a CDS encoding CYTH domain-containing protein, whose product MALEIERRFLIKNDSWKEFIIKKTYIEQGYLSNTLDGWIIRVRVSSKDSKITLKKHIKGFTNFEFEYSIPRRDSETIMSNLTSIIKKERYFLEVNKKSWIIDCFKENNYPLEIAEIELSNEEEDLFFPSFISKEITGLTHYSNFSLANNPFSEWKEDYLTTFKIN is encoded by the coding sequence ATGGCCTTAGAAATAGAAAGAAGATTTCTTATAAAAAATGATAGTTGGAAAGAATTCATAATTAAAAAAACTTATATTGAACAAGGATATTTATCCAACACTCTAGATGGTTGGATTATTAGAGTAAGGGTCTCAAGCAAAGACTCTAAAATTACACTCAAAAAACATATCAAAGGCTTTACCAACTTTGAATTTGAGTACTCCATTCCGCGAAGGGATTCTGAAACAATAATGTCAAATCTTACAAGTATAATTAAAAAAGAAAGATACTTTTTAGAAGTTAATAAAAAATCTTGGATTATAGATTGCTTTAAAGAAAATAATTATCCACTTGAAATTGCAGAAATTGAACTTTCTAATGAAGAAGAAGATTTATTTTTCCCATCTTTCATTTCAAAAGAAATTACTGGGCTGACTCATTACTCCAATTTCAGTCTTGCTAACAATCCTTTTTCAGAGTGGAAAGAAGACTATTTGACAACTTTCAAAATTAACTAG
- a CDS encoding NAD(+) kinase — translation MKLSLVLILYRSDSSIAQEASKFCEEVLKAKNIKSNRIESDFQKDEIEKYLSNPELRPNIGIVLGGDGTFLKCANALADYDIPLLSINIGGNLGFLTQEKDFLFDKSFIEILENEEYTIDFRNRLNCNVCINVTNSEKKIIKSYDALNDFYFKSVEEDISPTNQIQIKIDNEKVNEYKGDGLIISTSTGSTAYSMAAGGPIVHPSIDAMIINPICPMSLASRPIVIPNTSKVIIKPVKKSKGEIKLWRDGSKCMTIKESYYCEIKKGASPCKIIKFKKSTNYYKTLIKKLDWKGDLSQKNPKN, via the coding sequence ATGAAACTTTCATTAGTGCTTATTTTATATCGTTCAGATAGTTCTATAGCTCAAGAGGCTTCTAAATTCTGTGAAGAAGTCCTTAAAGCTAAAAATATAAAATCAAATAGAATTGAAAGTGATTTTCAAAAAGATGAAATTGAAAAATATCTTTCTAATCCAGAATTGCGACCAAATATTGGCATAGTTCTTGGTGGGGACGGAACCTTCCTAAAATGTGCAAATGCTTTAGCTGATTATGACATTCCTTTATTGAGCATTAATATTGGTGGTAATCTGGGATTCCTTACGCAAGAAAAAGATTTTTTGTTTGACAAATCTTTTATTGAAATCCTTGAGAACGAAGAATATACAATTGACTTTCGTAACAGATTAAATTGTAATGTTTGTATTAACGTGACAAATTCTGAGAAAAAGATAATAAAAAGCTACGATGCCTTAAATGATTTTTATTTTAAATCTGTTGAAGAAGACATTTCCCCTACCAACCAAATACAAATTAAAATAGACAACGAGAAGGTGAATGAATATAAAGGTGATGGATTAATAATATCTACATCTACAGGTTCAACAGCCTACTCAATGGCTGCAGGTGGTCCAATAGTGCATCCTAGTATTGATGCCATGATAATTAACCCTATATGCCCAATGAGCTTGGCAAGTAGACCAATAGTTATACCTAATACAAGTAAGGTAATAATTAAACCTGTAAAAAAAAGTAAAGGGGAAATTAAATTATGGAGAGACGGTTCAAAATGTATGACTATTAAGGAATCTTATTATTGTGAGATCAAAAAAGGGGCATCACCCTGCAAAATAATAAAGTTTAAAAAAAGCACTAATTACTATAAAACCCTCATAAAAAAACTAGATTGGAAAGGTGATTTATCTCAAAAAAATCCAAAAAATTAA
- the nuoK gene encoding NADH-quinone oxidoreductase subunit NuoK, whose protein sequence is MSLESIPIQAFLIVSSALFCIGIWGLLNSRNAVRVLMSIELMLNAVNINLMAFSSYVDNNLIQGQVFTIFVITVAAAEAAVGLAILLSLYRNRVTVDMESFNLLKW, encoded by the coding sequence ATGAGTTTAGAATCAATTCCTATTCAAGCATTTTTAATAGTATCTTCAGCACTATTCTGTATTGGGATTTGGGGATTATTAAACAGTAGGAATGCAGTAAGAGTTCTTATGAGCATTGAGTTAATGCTCAACGCAGTAAATATAAACTTAATGGCGTTTTCTTCCTATGTTGATAATAATTTAATTCAAGGACAAGTTTTTACAATTTTTGTGATTACAGTTGCTGCCGCAGAAGCAGCAGTTGGATTAGCTATCTTATTATCTCTTTATAGAAATAGGGTGACTGTAGATATGGAAAGTTTTAATTTATTAAAATGGTAA
- a CDS encoding NADH-quinone oxidoreductase subunit J — MSIAVTTQIICFTILSLVILIGALGVVLLESIVYSAFLLGGVFMSVAGLYLLLNASFVAAAQVLVYVGAVNVLIIFAIMLVNKKEDLKPINDIKSRRIISTSICLTLLSLLIRVDLTNVWSLSSPQNSIGEESTIRIGEHLFSDYLLPFEVASVLLLMAMIGAIVLARRDVMSKDISTGLPVDQELIEKSSEPLLTNKN, encoded by the coding sequence ATGTCTATTGCAGTAACAACTCAAATTATTTGTTTTACAATTTTATCTTTAGTTATCCTTATTGGAGCACTCGGTGTTGTATTGCTAGAAAGTATTGTTTATTCAGCCTTTCTTCTAGGAGGAGTTTTCATGAGTGTGGCAGGATTATATCTTCTTTTAAATGCAAGTTTCGTTGCTGCAGCACAAGTTTTAGTTTATGTAGGTGCGGTTAATGTATTAATAATCTTTGCAATAATGCTAGTCAATAAAAAAGAAGATCTAAAGCCAATAAATGACATTAAATCCAGAAGAATCATATCAACATCAATATGTTTAACACTGCTAAGCCTTTTAATAAGAGTTGACTTGACTAATGTATGGAGCCTATCAAGTCCTCAAAACTCTATAGGAGAAGAATCAACAATCAGAATTGGAGAACATCTATTTAGTGATTATTTACTCCCATTTGAAGTAGCCTCAGTTTTACTTTTAATGGCAATGATTGGAGCTATTGTTTTAGCTAGAAGAGATGTAATGAGCAAGGATATTTCCACTGGATTACCTGTTGATCAAGAGTTAATTGAAAAATCATCAGAACCATTACTTACAAATAAAAATTAA
- the ndhI gene encoding NAD(P)H-quinone oxidoreductase subunit I: protein MKNFLQQINSYIKEAFNAGKYLYNGLSVTFDHLRRRPVTVQYPYEKLIPSERYRGRIHYEFDKCIACEVCVRVCPINLPVVDWVMNKETKKKELRNYSIDFGVCIFCGNCVEYCPTNCLSMTEEYELATFDRHNLNFDNVALGRLPTNVTTDPSVKPLRELAYLPKGVMDPHEIPASDNRVGKLPEEVYDWMRSESKENKDKVSNPNN from the coding sequence ATGAAAAATTTCCTTCAACAAATAAATAGCTATATCAAAGAAGCATTTAATGCTGGCAAATATTTATATAATGGTTTATCGGTAACTTTTGATCATCTTCGAAGAAGACCTGTTACTGTCCAATATCCGTATGAAAAATTAATACCTTCCGAAAGATATAGAGGAAGGATACATTACGAATTCGATAAATGTATTGCTTGTGAAGTTTGCGTGAGAGTATGTCCCATAAATCTACCAGTAGTTGATTGGGTAATGAATAAAGAAACCAAAAAAAAGGAACTAAGAAATTACTCTATAGATTTTGGAGTTTGTATATTTTGTGGGAATTGTGTTGAATATTGTCCAACTAATTGTCTTTCAATGACCGAAGAATATGAGTTAGCTACTTTTGACAGACACAATCTAAATTTTGATAATGTTGCACTTGGTAGGTTACCTACAAACGTCACAACAGACCCTTCAGTTAAACCTCTAAGAGAACTTGCCTATCTTCCTAAAGGTGTCATGGATCCTCATGAAATCCCAGCCTCAGATAATAGAGTTGGTAAATTACCTGAAGAAGTCTATGATTGGATGAGATCAGAATCTAAAGAAAATAAAGATAAAGTTTCTAATCCAAATAACTAA
- the nuoH gene encoding NADH-quinone oxidoreductase subunit NuoH — translation MEYGLDLEYIFNEFLKGFGLSSEIAHIIWLPLPMLLVLVAAVVGVLVTVWLERKISAAAQQRIGPEYAGALGVLQPIADGLKLLVKEDIIPAKADGILFTAGPILVLVPVILSWLIVPFGQNLLISNVGIGIFLWIALSSIQPIGLLMSGYASNNKYSLLGGLRAAAQSISYEIPLALSVLAIVLMTNSLSTIDIVNQQSGAGILSWNIWRQPVGFIVFWICALAECERLPFDLPEAEEELVAGYQTEYAGMKFALFYLGSYINLILSALLVSILYLGGWGFPIPVELIAKFLNLPINAPFIQIFTASIGIVMTVLKAYLLVFIAILLRWTTPRVRIDQLLDLGWKFLLPISLANLLITAGLKLAFPQFFGG, via the coding sequence TTGGAATACGGATTAGATCTCGAATATATTTTTAATGAATTCTTAAAAGGTTTTGGCCTTTCTAGTGAAATCGCTCATATAATTTGGCTCCCTCTACCTATGCTTTTGGTTTTAGTAGCAGCAGTAGTTGGCGTTTTGGTAACAGTTTGGCTTGAAAGAAAAATATCTGCTGCTGCTCAACAAAGAATAGGTCCCGAATACGCAGGAGCTCTTGGCGTACTCCAACCAATTGCAGATGGCCTTAAATTACTTGTCAAAGAGGATATTATTCCTGCTAAAGCGGATGGAATTCTCTTCACTGCAGGGCCTATATTAGTTCTTGTCCCAGTAATTCTCTCCTGGCTAATTGTTCCTTTTGGACAAAATCTTTTAATAAGTAACGTTGGTATTGGAATTTTCCTATGGATCGCTTTAAGCAGTATCCAGCCAATTGGACTTCTTATGAGCGGATATGCATCAAATAATAAATATTCATTATTAGGAGGACTAAGAGCAGCAGCTCAATCAATAAGTTATGAAATACCTTTAGCTTTATCTGTACTAGCTATTGTACTAATGACAAATTCTCTTAGTACTATTGACATTGTCAATCAACAAAGTGGAGCTGGAATCCTAAGTTGGAATATTTGGAGGCAACCAGTTGGTTTTATAGTCTTTTGGATTTGTGCTCTTGCAGAATGCGAAAGACTTCCATTTGACTTACCTGAAGCTGAAGAAGAGTTAGTTGCAGGATACCAAACTGAATATGCAGGAATGAAATTTGCACTGTTCTACCTTGGGAGTTACATTAATTTAATCCTTTCAGCTTTATTAGTATCAATTCTTTATTTAGGAGGATGGGGTTTTCCAATTCCAGTTGAATTAATTGCTAAGTTCCTAAATTTACCCATCAATGCACCCTTTATACAGATTTTCACCGCATCAATAGGAATTGTTATGACTGTATTAAAAGCATATCTTTTAGTTTTCATTGCGATATTATTACGTTGGACAACTCCTAGAGTAAGAATAGATCAACTTTTAGATCTAGGATGGAAGTTTCTTCTTCCAATTTCTCTTGCTAATCTTTTGATAACTGCGGGATTAAAACTTGCTTTTCCGCAATTCTTTGGTGGTTAA
- a CDS encoding citrate synthase: MDTNKLILKPGLEGVPVTNSSICDIDGNKGKLLYRGYSIEELSKKSSFLETAYLLIWGELPTAIQLRDFEQEVQMHRRLSFRVRDMMKCFPATGHPMDALQSSAASLGLFYSRRAIDDPNYIYNAVIRLIAKIPTMIAAFQLIRKGQDPIQPRDDLTYSSNFLYMLTEKEQDPIAAKVFDRCLILHAEHSLNASTFSARVTASTLTDPYAVIASAVGTLAGPLHGGANEDVIAMLEEIKTPENAASFLDNAIKNKNKIMGFGHREYKVKDPRAIILQKLAEELFIRFGADEMYEVAKSIEVEAIPRLGPKGIFPNVDFYSGLVYRKLGIPRDLFTPIFAISRVAGWLAHWREQLGANRIFRPSQIYTGSAPRDWISLENRE; the protein is encoded by the coding sequence TTGGACACTAACAAACTAATTTTAAAACCAGGATTAGAGGGTGTCCCAGTTACTAATTCATCTATATGTGATATTGACGGCAACAAAGGTAAATTATTGTACAGAGGCTATTCCATTGAGGAACTATCCAAAAAAAGCAGTTTTTTAGAAACTGCTTACCTATTGATTTGGGGTGAATTACCTACAGCTATTCAACTGAGAGACTTTGAACAAGAAGTTCAGATGCATCGAAGGTTAAGTTTTAGAGTCAGAGATATGATGAAATGTTTCCCTGCGACAGGTCATCCTATGGACGCTCTTCAATCTAGCGCAGCTTCTTTGGGGCTTTTCTATTCGCGTAGAGCAATAGATGATCCTAATTACATTTACAACGCAGTGATAAGACTGATAGCAAAAATACCCACTATGATCGCTGCATTTCAACTTATTAGAAAAGGACAAGACCCTATTCAACCTCGTGATGATTTAACTTACTCATCAAATTTTCTTTACATGCTGACTGAAAAAGAACAAGATCCGATAGCTGCAAAAGTTTTTGATAGGTGTTTAATTCTACATGCCGAACATAGTTTAAACGCGAGTACATTTAGCGCTAGAGTGACTGCGAGCACTCTTACAGACCCATATGCTGTTATCGCATCTGCAGTAGGAACTCTTGCTGGCCCCCTCCACGGAGGAGCAAATGAAGATGTGATTGCAATGTTAGAAGAAATCAAAACTCCAGAAAATGCTGCTTCTTTTTTAGATAACGCGATAAAAAATAAAAATAAGATAATGGGCTTCGGTCATAGAGAATATAAAGTCAAAGATCCAAGAGCAATTATTCTTCAAAAGCTGGCAGAAGAGCTTTTTATTAGATTTGGAGCAGATGAAATGTATGAAGTTGCTAAATCAATAGAGGTAGAGGCAATACCAAGACTTGGCCCAAAGGGTATATTCCCTAACGTTGACTTTTATTCTGGTCTTGTTTATAGAAAACTTGGTATTCCTCGCGATTTATTTACTCCAATTTTTGCCATATCTAGAGTTGCAGGTTGGTTAGCTCATTGGAGAGAGCAACTGGGAGCAAATAGAATTTTTAGACCATCGCAAATCTATACCGGTTCAGCACCAAGAGATTGGATCAGCCTAGAAAATAGAGAATAA
- a CDS encoding rhodanese-like domain-containing protein, with protein MESYPKSINASSLNDWFNSEKEDPVLIDVREQAEIEIARFSKEFLHIPISKVTSEYVEEIFAGLLDREIVVTCHAGIRSYNFSQWCLDNNIVSEIWNLEEGIDGWSRYIDPSIPRY; from the coding sequence TTGGAAAGTTATCCAAAATCTATAAATGCTTCTAGTCTCAATGATTGGTTTAATTCTGAGAAAGAAGATCCAGTCTTGATTGATGTAAGAGAACAGGCAGAGATCGAAATAGCTCGTTTCTCAAAAGAATTTTTACACATACCAATTAGTAAAGTCACATCTGAATACGTTGAAGAAATATTTGCTGGTTTATTAGACAGAGAAATTGTAGTTACCTGTCATGCAGGAATAAGAAGTTATAACTTTTCTCAATGGTGCTTAGATAATAATATTGTGAGCGAGATATGGAATTTGGAGGAGGGTATTGATGGATGGAGTAGATATATTGACCCATCAATTCCAAGGTATTGA